The stretch of DNA AATATTGGCGTGTTCCGAATTTATGTTGAAAATTACTTAAAAAGTATTCCTACGGTATCACAATATGATCCCATCATTATACGACAATTACCTGTTACAATGGAAGGAATGCCTTTGGAAATAGGATGTTTCGCAAAATCGTCCAACAATTTTGAATTTGAGCGTATTCAATCTGATATATTTGATCATTTGTATACCGCTTGTCGTAAATTTGATTTACAAATTATGCAGTCGATTTCTGCAACAGATATAAAAACAAACAACAGATCATAGCAAAATGACAAAACTTAGTGTTAATATAAATAAGATCGCTACCATCCGTAATGCACGTGGTGGTAACACGCCTAATTTAGTTGAAGCTGCAATCAAAATCCAAGAGTTCGGTGGGCAAGGAATTACCATCCATCCGCGTCCAGATGAACGCCATATCCGTTACCAAGATGTTTACGATTTAAAACCTGTGGTAACTACTGAATTTAATATCGAAGGTAAACCGATTGATAGTTTTATGGAATTGGTCTTAGCAAATCAACCTGAACAAGTGACTTTAGTTCCTGATGCAGAAGATGCTATTACATCAAATTCGGGTTGGGATACCATTAAATATCAAGATTATTTAACTGATGTGATTAAAACCTTTAAAGAAGCTGGAATTCGAACTTCAATTTTCTTAGATCCTAATCCATCTTTAGTGGAAGCGGCAGCAAAAACAGGAGCTGATCGCATAGAATTATATACGGAAGAATTTGCTACACAATATGCTTTAGGAAATTTAAACGCCATTCATCCATATAAAGAAACAGCCTTATTAGCCATCGAACATGGTTTAGCGGTAAATGCTGGTCATGATTTAAGTTTAGATAATATTCAATATTTTATCGAACAAATTCCACAGATTGCAGAAGTTTCAATTGGTCATGCTTTAATTTCAGAGGCCTTATATATGGGATTAGAAAATACCGTACAAGCTTACTTGAGAAAAATCGAAGTCGCAAACTTATAGTCTTATGGAAACACCCATCTTACACAGTAAAATTATTGGTTCTGGATCTCAACATCTTATTATCTTTCATGGTTTATTTGGACAGTTAGACAATTGGAATACCCACGGAAGACAATTTGGTGAAATCTACACGACCCATTTGGTTGATCTCAGAAATCATGGTCGTAGTTTTCATTCGAATGAAAGCTCGATTGAAGCGATGAGTGATGATATTCTTCGATACATGGACGCTCATGGCATTCAAAAGGCTCATTTATTAGGGCACTCATTGGGTGGGCGAATTGTTATTGATTTTGCCATGCGTTACGCTGAACGTTTAGACCATTTGATTGTTGCTGATATGGCACCAAAAGCCTATCAACCTCATCATAATGCCATTTTCAAAGCTTTAGGATCAGTAGACTTTGAAACCATTACTTCTCGTAAAGATGTGGAAGAAACCTTAAGCCAATACATCCCAGAAGTTGGAGTACGTCAATTTTTATTAAAAAATGTTTACCATGCCGAAAACGGTAAATATGCATTCCGTTTCAATCTTCCTGTATTGCGTAAACATTATGAAGATTTGGTAGGAAAACCTTTGGCAGAAGGAGTATTTAACGGTCCAACGCTATTCTTAAAAGGTGCGAAATCGGATTATATATTGCCGGAAGATGAGTTCATTATTAAGAAACAATTTCCAAAGGCAAAAATTCAATCCATTGCCAATGCTGGTCACTGGTTACATGCTGAAAATCCAAAAGATTTTATTGAATCAATTTTAGATTTTTTAGAACAATAAATTAAAAAAACCGAGCAAATTGCTCGGTTTTTTTATGCTTTTATGATTCGATCCACAGGAACGGAAAATTTAAATTTAGACCCTACTTTAAACTTAAAGGGAAAATAACAGACCATTTTTTGTCCATTAGATATAAAACGAATTAAATAATCTCTTCCCTGAAATTTACAATCAATGATTTCTCCCATAAATTCCCCATCATCATGCACCCAAATTTCTTCCGGATAGACCAATTGAAAATAATTTAATTTATCAATTTCATTTAATTTCAAATGATTGAATATTCCAACTTCTAAAAGATTAACAAATCCAAAAAGTTTGGCCACATAACTGTTGTAAGGCTTATTTCTAATCTTTTCAACTTCTTCAAATTGTAAGTTTCGACCTTTTTGAAGCACTAAGATTCGATCCGAAGTATATAAGGCATCTTCTAAATCATGCGTTGTAAAAATAACGGTGATGTGATGCAGCTTACACCAATCTAAAATTCGTTCGCGAATGGATAGTTTCAGTGTTTGATCCAAATTAGAAAAAGGTTCATCCAATAGTAGAACTTCCGGCTTTTGAGCCAGCGCTCTTGCAATAGAAACTCGTTGGCGTTGTCCACCACTTAATTTATTGGGAAATTCATCTTTTAAATCGAGCATTTCTACAACACGCAATGCTTCATCAATTTGGCTTTGTTTCGTTTCTAAATCAAAATTACTTAAGTATTTTCCTACATTTTCCCCGACCGTCACAAAATCAAGTAAGTCATAATCTTGCGCAACATACTTCATCATTTTGTGTCCTGGAATAATATTAAATGCAGGACCTAACAATTTTTTTTGTCCCCAAAAGATTTCACCCTCTATAAAATCTTCTAAACCATAAATGAGTT from Faecalibacter sp. LW9 encodes:
- a CDS encoding pyridoxine 5'-phosphate synthase — encoded protein: MTKLSVNINKIATIRNARGGNTPNLVEAAIKIQEFGGQGITIHPRPDERHIRYQDVYDLKPVVTTEFNIEGKPIDSFMELVLANQPEQVTLVPDAEDAITSNSGWDTIKYQDYLTDVIKTFKEAGIRTSIFLDPNPSLVEAAAKTGADRIELYTEEFATQYALGNLNAIHPYKETALLAIEHGLAVNAGHDLSLDNIQYFIEQIPQIAEVSIGHALISEALYMGLENTVQAYLRKIEVANL
- a CDS encoding alpha/beta fold hydrolase, which translates into the protein METPILHSKIIGSGSQHLIIFHGLFGQLDNWNTHGRQFGEIYTTHLVDLRNHGRSFHSNESSIEAMSDDILRYMDAHGIQKAHLLGHSLGGRIVIDFAMRYAERLDHLIVADMAPKAYQPHHNAIFKALGSVDFETITSRKDVEETLSQYIPEVGVRQFLLKNVYHAENGKYAFRFNLPVLRKHYEDLVGKPLAEGVFNGPTLFLKGAKSDYILPEDEFIIKKQFPKAKIQSIANAGHWLHAENPKDFIESILDFLEQ
- a CDS encoding ABC transporter ATP-binding protein encodes the protein MLDVKNLSFQYPHATNKALNQVSFAVNQGEIISIIGESGSGKSTLLKLIYGLEDFIEGEIFWGQKKLLGPAFNIIPGHKMMKYVAQDYDLLDFVTVGENVGKYLSNFDLETKQSQIDEALRVVEMLDLKDEFPNKLSGGQRQRVSIARALAQKPEVLLLDEPFSNLDQTLKLSIRERILDWCKLHHITVIFTTHDLEDALYTSDRILVLQKGRNLQFEEVEKIRNKPYNSYVAKLFGFVNLLEVGIFNHLKLNEIDKLNYFQLVYPEEIWVHDDGEFMGEIIDCKFQGRDYLIRFISNGQKMVCYFPFKFKVGSKFKFSVPVDRIIKA